CGCCGCGCATCAGGGCGTACGCCTCGACCTCCCGGCGGATCTCGCCCGCGGCGCGCGCGGCTTCGAGGAGGTTCGCGCACACCGGGACCAGCCGCTCCAGGAAGTAGGCGTGCAGCGCGGCGAAGCCCGCCTCGTCGGACTGCAGTACGCCCGCCAAGCCGTGCTTCGTCACCAGGAAGTCCACGAACAGGTCCACCCACTTCCGCAGCGCCTCGTACGGCGCCTCGCTCGCCAGCAGCGCCGGACCGGCCTCGGCGCAGGCGTCGACCTGGTGCCGGTACACGGCGATGATCAGGTCCGCCCTGGTGGGGAAGTGGCGGTAGATCGTGCCCATCCCGACCCCGGCCTCCGCGGCGATGTCCCGCACCGGTGCGTCCACGCCCGCCCGCACGAACACCGCGGCGGCCGCGTCCAGCAGGGCCTTCTCGTTCCGCCGGGCGTCCGCCCGCTTGGTCCGGGCTGGCTTCCCCTCGTCGGCCACGCACACCTCCTTGCTAAGCGGAACAAGGTTCCGTATCGTGGTAGCGGAGCAACGTTCCGCTTGCTCCCAGCATAGAGGGGACACCGCCATGCAGTACCGCACCCTGGGCCACACCGGCGTACGCGTCAGCGCCCTGTCGCTCGGCGCGATGAACTTCGGCGCGATCGGCCGCACCACCCAGGACGAGGCGAACGCCATCGTCGACGCCGCGCTCGACGCCGGCGTCAACCTGATCGACACCGCCGACTTCTACCCGGGCTCGGAGGAGATCGTGGGCCGCGCCATCGCAAGCCGCCGCGACGACCTCGTGCTCGCCACCAAGGCGGGCCTGCCGGTCGACGACGACCACAGCCACCGCGGCGCCTCCCGCCGCTGGCTGGTCACCGAGCTGGACCGCAGTCTGCGCCGCCTCGGGACCGACCACGTCGACCTCTACCAGATCCACCGCTGGGACCCGGCGACCAGCGACGAGGAGACCCTCTCGGCCCTGACCGACCTGCAGCGCGCGGGCAAGATCCGCTACTTCGGCTCGTCGACGTACCCGGCGTACCGCATCGTGCAGGCCCAGTGGGCGGCCCGCGAGCACCACCTGGGCCGGTTCGCCACCGAGCAGCCCGGCTACTCGATCCTGCAGCGGGCCGTCGAGGCCGACGTCCTGCCGGTCACCGAGCAGTACGGGATGGGCGTGCTGGTGTGGAGCCCGCTCGCGTCGGGCTGGCTCTCCGGCGCCATCCGGGCCGACCGCGAGTTCCGCACCAACCGCTCCGCGAACATGCCCGAGCGCTTCGACACCACCCTGCCGGTCAACCGGGCCAAGCTCGAGGCCGTCGAGCAGCTGGCGAAGGTCGCCGACGAGGCCGGCCTGACGATGATCCAGCTCGCGCTCGGCTTCGTGCTCGCGCACCCGGCCGTGACCACCGCGCTCATCGGCCCGCGCACCCTGGACCACCTGCACTCCCAGCTCGCGGCCGCCGACGTGGTGCTGCCCGCCGACGTGCTCGACGCCATCGACTCGATCGTCGCCCCCGGCACCGACCTCGCTCCCGGCGAGAAGGTCGACACCCGGCCCGCGCTGCTCGACCCGTCGCTGCGGCGACGCCGATAGGAACCCCATGCCCAGTTTCGGCATCATGACCGCGCCCATGCAGGCCGGCTACGACGACATCCGCCGCGTCTGGCGCGAGGCCGACGCCATCCCCGAGATCGAGCACGCCTGGCTGTTCGACCACCTCATGCCGATCGCGGGCGATCCGCACGGCCCGGTCCTCGAAGGCTGGACTTTGCTGTCCGCCCTGGCCGCGCAGACCAGCCGCCTGCGCCTCGGACTACTCGTGACGAGCAACCGGTTCCGCCCGCCCGCGGTGCTGGCCAAGATCGCCACCACCGTGGACGTCGTCGCGGGCGGCCGTCTCGACTTCGGCATCGGCGTCGGCTCGCGGCCGGGTCACCCGCTCGCCCGCCGCGAGTACGAGGCACACGGCCTGCCCTTCCACGACGCCGCGGACGCCACCGCGAGCCTCGCCGAGGCGCTCACCGTCATCCGCCGCCTGTGGACCGACGAGCAGCCGTTCGACTTCGACGGCGACCACGTCCAACTCACCGGAGCGTTCGGCAACCCGAAACCGGTGCAACGTCCCGGACCGCCGATCCTCGTCGGCGGCCGCGCGAAGGCGACGCTGCGGGTGGTCGCCGAGCACGCGGACCTGTGGAACATCCCGGGTGGCGACCTCGACGACGCCGTCGAGCGCAGCGCCCTGCTGGACCGGTACTGCCGCGAGATCGGCCGCGACCCGGCCGCGATCACGCGGTCGATCCACCTGCCGGTTTCCTACGAGCGGCCCGGCGACACCCGCGAGGCGATCGGCGCGGCCGCCGACGCCGGCTTCACCCACTTCGTCCTCGGTCTGGCCGCGCCCTACCCGCCGGGCGTCGCCGGGTGGGTGGCCGAGGAGGTGATCAGGGCGGCCTGAGCCCGGCCGCGCGCAAGGTTTTCGTGACGTGGAAAGGGCGCTGGTGCCGCCGGTGGCCCGAAGCGAAGGTGGGTCGAGCCACCCCACGTCAGCGAACGGGGACCTTCATGACCATCACCACGCGAGCCGCGGTGTGCCGGGAACCCCGGCGCCCCTGGGAGATCATCGACCTCGACCTGGACGAGCCGAAGGCGCACGAGGTCCGGATCCGCTTCCACGCGGCCGGCCTGTGCCACTCCGACGACCACATCCAGAAGGGCGACGCGCAGATGCGCTTCCCCGTGGTCGGCGGGCACGAGGGCGCCGGGGTCGTCGAGGCCGTCGGCGCGGACGTCACCCGCGTCGCGGTCGGCGACCACGTCGTCTGCTCCTTCATCCCGGCGTGCGGCCAGTGCCGCTACTGCTCCACCGGGCACCAGAACCTGTGCGACGCAGGCAAGAACGCCTCCACCGGGGAGTTCCCCGACGGCACGTTCCGCTTCCACGCGGGCGGCGAGGACTTCGGCGGGCTGTGCGTGCTCGGCACGTTCTCGCAGTACGCCGTGGTGTCGGAGTTCTCCTGCATCCCGATCCCGCGGGACATCCCGTTCGAGATCGCCGCGCTGGTCGGCTGCGGCGTGCCGACCGGATGGGGCTCGGCGGTGTACGCGGCGGGCGTGCGCGCGGGGGAGACCGTGGTGGTCTACGGCGCGGGCGGCGTCGGCAGCAACGCCGTGCAGGGCGCGCGCTACGCCGGCGCCAAGCACGTGGTCGTGGTGGACCCGGTGGAGTTCAAGCGGGACATGGCGAAGGTCTTCGGCGCGACCCACACCTTCGCCGATGCCAAGGAAGCGCATGACTTCGTGGTCGAGACCACCTGGGGCCAGCTCGCCGACCACGCGATCATCACCGTCGGCGTCCTGCACGACGAGGTGATCGCCCGCGCGCTCGACGTCGTCGGCAAGAGCGGCAAGGTCACCATCACCGCCGTCGGCGGCGGCTGGATCGACGCCAACGCCGGCCTGTTCATCGGTTACCAGCGGCGGGCGCAGGGCGCGTTGTTCGGCAACTGCAACCCGCTCTACGACGTGCCCCGGCTGCTGGGGCTTTACCGCTCGGGCGACCTGAAACTGGACGAGCTGATCACGCGGCGCTACGCGCTGGACGAGGTCAACCAGGGCTACCAGGACATGCTCGACGGCAAGAACATCCGCGGCGTCATCGTCCACGAGCACTGAAGGGGATCGCGACATGAGCATCACCACCCGCGCCGCCGTCGCCCGCGCGCCCCACCGCCCGTGGGAGATCACCGAGCTGCAGCTGGACGAGCCGAAGGCGCACGAGGTGCGCGTCAAGTTCCACGCGGCCGGGCTGTGCCACTCCGACGACCACATCACCAAGGGCGACGCCCCGGTGCGGCTGCCGATCGTCGGCGGCCACGAGGGCGCAGGCGTCGTCGAGTCGGTCGGCCCGCACGTCACCCGGGTCAAACCCGGCGACCGGATCGTCTGCTCCTACATCCCCGCCTGCGGCAAGTGCCGTCCCTGCTCGACCGGGCACCAGAACATGTGCGACGAGGGCAAGAACGCCTCCACCGGCATGTTCGCCGACGGCACGTTCCGCTTCCACGCCGGCGGCGAGGACTTCGGCGGGTTCTGCACCCTCGGCACGTTCTCGCAGTACGCGGTGGTGTCCGAGTGGGCCTGCCTGCGCCTGCCTGACGACATCCCGTTCGAGATCGGCGCGCTGGTCGGCTGTGGCGTGCCGACCGGCTGGGGATCCGCGGTGCACGCGGCGGGCGTGCGCGCCGGGGAGACCGTCGTGATCTACGGCGCCGGCGGCGTCGGCAGCAACGCCGTGCAGGGCGCGCGCTACGCCGGGGCGAAGAACGTCGTCGTGGTCGATCCGGTGGAGTTCAAGCGGGACATGGCGAAGGTCTTCGGCGCCACCCACACCTTCGCCACCGCCAAGGAAGCACACGACTTCGTCGTCGAAACCACCTGGGGCCAGCTCGCCGACCACGCCATCTGCACCCCCGGCGTGCTCACCGAGGAGATCGTCAACGCGGCCGTGCAGGTCACCGGCAAGGGCGGCAAGGTCACCGTCACCGCCGTCGGCCGGATCGACGAGCGCGCGGTGCACTTCCCGGCCGGCATGCTGATCGGCTACCAGCGGCAGCTGCGCGGCGCGTTGTTCGGCGACAGCAACCCGCTCTACGACGTGCCCCGCCTGCTGGGCCTGTACCGCTCGGGCGACCTGAAGCTGGACGAGCTGATCACCCGGCGCTACACGCTCGACCAGGTCAACGACGGCTACCAGGACATGCTGGACGGCAAGAACATCCGCGGCGTCATCGTGCACGAGCACTGAGTCCACGAGCACTGGCGCGACACACCTCCCCACCCCCACCCGATGGCGGCTCCGCAACGAAGCGGGAGATCGACATGCGCACACCCATCCCACGTTTCCTCGCCGCCTTCGCGGCGCTGCTCCTCCTCGCCGCCTGTGGCGGCGGGGGCCAGGCCGGTCAGGGCGGCGCGGCCGCCGGGCCCCCGCAACGCGGCGGGAGCATCACCGTGCTGGAACTGAACTCCTTCGCCGGGGCCTGGCCCAGCGGACTGGACCCGGCGACCAACACGACCGGCGGCGCGAACCTGTCCCAGATGAACGCGATCTTCGGCGGCCTGTTCGCGCTGACCGCCGACGAGGACGGCGGCAACGCTCGCGTCGTCCCGGAACTGGCCAGCGGCTACGAGCTGGCCGACGGCGACCGCACCATCCGCATCACCATCCGCGACGGCGTGAAGTTCAGCGACGGCACGCCCTTCGACGCCGAGGCGGTCGCCTTCAACTTCCGCCGCAACATCACTTCGACCTGCACCTGCGCCCCGCGCTGGCCGCTGGCCGAGCAGAACGGCATCAGCGTCGAGGGCAATTCCGTCGTGCTGCGGTTCACCCGCCCGTACGGCGCGGTGATCAACTCGATGGTGGTGTCCAACGTGAACTGGATCGCCTCGCCCACCGCGCTGCAGCGGATGGGCCCGGAGCAGTTCAAGATCACCCCGGTCGGCGCGGGCCCGTTCAAGGTGGTGTCCAACCAGCTGTCCTCGGAGCTGAAGCTGACCCGCAACGAGAACTACTTCAAGCCCGGACTGCCCTACCTGGACAACCTGACGTTCAAGTCGGTCGGCGGCGACCAGCCCGCCTACCAGGCGATCCTGGCCGGGCAGGCGCACGCCTACGAGGGCATGAACACCACCCCGCTGATCGAGCAGGCGCAGGCGAACAAGCAGCTGACCGTCACCATCCAGCCGCCCACGTCGCCGTACCTGATCCAGCTCAACACGAAGACCGCGCCGTTCGACAACCAGAAGGCGCGCGAGGCGGTCTACTACGCGACCAATGTGGACGCGATCCGCAAGGGACTGTTCAAGGACTGGTACCCGGCCGCGCAGACCTTCACCGGCCCGGGCGGGCTATTCCACCACGACACCATCGACGGGTACCGCACCTACGACCCGGACAAGGCCCGCGCCCTGGTCGCCGAGCTGGGCGGGCTCACCGTCGACCTCGGCACCCTCAAGAGCTACGTCGCCGAGCAGGTGATGACCGCGCTGCAGAGCCAGTGGGAGGCCGTGGGCATCAAGACCACCATCCACTCCGACCAGCTCAACGCCCTGATCGGCAACTTCAACTCGAACAAGTGGCAGGCCATGCTGCAGACCGCCGGGGCGTGGGACCCCGCGGCCGGGGTCGGCGTCGGGTTCCGCTTCGCCGCCACCTCGTCGTTCAGCGGCGTCAGCGACCCGGCCCTGGACGACCTGCTCAACCAGGCCGCGGCCACCGTCGATCCGGCCACGCGGGAGACGCTGTACCTGCAGGCGGGCAAGCGGATCAGCGACAACGCCTACGCCCCCTACATCCTGGCGTTCGCCCCGGCCAACGTCACCGCGGCCGGCGTGCACGGGCCCGGGCTGACCACGAAGATCCCGCCGGTCCTGGTCAACACCGGGGTGCTGTGGGACCAGGTCTGGACGAGCCGGTGACGGCGATCGGCGCGCCGCGGCGGCTGCCGGGGCCACTGGCCTCACCGGCGCTGCGGCTGGTGGCCCGGCGGCTGCTCACCGCCGTCCCCATCGTGCTCGGCGTCAGCGTCCTCACCTTCGCGGTGCTGAGCCTGATCCCGGGCGACACGGCGCAGCTGCTGCTGGGCCCGGAGGCCACGCCCGAGCAGATCGCCGCGCTCAACCAGCAGATGGGGCTGGACCGGCCCGCGGTGGTGCGCTACCTGGACTGGCTCGGCGGCGCGGTCACCGGCGACCTTGGGAACTCGCTGGTCAGCGGGCAGCCGGTGACCGACGAGCTCGGTTCCCGGCTGGCGGTCAGCGGCGAGCTGGTGGGGCTGGCGTTCGTGCTGTCACTGGGGCTGGCGATCCCGGTCGCCTTGATCGCGGCGCGCCGCCCCAACCGGCTCACCGACCGGGTGAGCATGCTGGTCAGCATCACCGGCCTGTCCCTGGCGAACTACGTGCTCGCGCTGCTGCTCGTGCTGGTGTTCGCGGTGCAGCTGGCGGTGTTCCCCGCCATCGGGTTCGTGCCGCTGGAGCAGGGGCTGGGCGCGAACCTGCACTCGCTGTTCCTGCCCGCGCTGGCGATCGCGTTCCCGCTGTTCTGCTTCTACACCCGGTTCCTGCGCGGCGACCTGGTGGACCAGCTGCACGGCGAGGACTACATCACCACGGCGCGGGCGAAGGGGATCGGGCCGTGGCAGGTGCTGCTGCGGCACGCCTTCCGCAACTCGGCGTTCGGGCTGATCACCGTGGTCGGGCTCAACCTGGGCACGATGATCGGCGCGACCGTGATCATCGAGCAGATCTTCGCCCTGCCCGGCATCGGGCAGATGCTGCTGTCGGCCATCAACAGCCGCGACTTCGTCGTGGTCCAGGCCTGCGTGGTGGTCTTCGCCGTGGTCGCGGTGGCCGCCAACCTGCTGACCGACCTGCTCTACGCCGTACTCGACCCGAGGATCCGCTATGGCGACGGTTGATCTGCCCACGGCGCTGCCCGCGGCGCGCCCGTCACGCGTGCGGGGCTGGCTGCGGCACGTCGAACTGGGCGTCCCGCTGGCCCTGCTGGCGCTGGTGTTCGGCGCGTGCTTCCTCTGGCCACTGGTCGCTTCCGTGCCCGAGCCGATCGGCGGGGACGTGCTGGAGTCGAACCTGCCCGCGTTCTCGCCGGGGCACCTGCTGGGCACCGACCCCAACGGCAACGACGTGTGGTCCCGGCTCCTGCACGGCGGGCAGTCGTCGCTGATCGTCGGTGTCGCGGTCAACGTGCTGGGCCTGCTGGCAGGCGGCACGCTCGGCGCGGTGAGCGCTTACCTGGGCGGCGCGGTGGACGCGGTGATCATGCGCGTGCTGGACGTGCTGATCGCGTTCCCGTCGCTGGTGCTGACCCTGGCGGTGGCGCAGAGCCTCGGGCCGAGCCAGGTGAACACCATCCTGGCGCTGGCGTTCTTCTCGGTGCCGGCGTTCGCGCGGATCTCCCGTGCGGCGACGCTGCGGTTGCGGGAGCAGCCGTTCATGGTCGCCGCGCACCTGTCCGGCACCCGGGTGTGGCGGATGCTGTTCCGGCACCTCGCGCCGAACATCGCGCCGCAGCTGGTGACGTTCTCGATGCTCGGCATGGGCATCGTCATCGTGATCGAAGGCGCGCTGAGCTTCCTCGGCCTCGGCATCCCGCCGCCCGCACCGAGCTGGGGCAACATGATCTCCCAGGGACAGGCGAGCCTGTCGGCGACGCCGATGCTCGTGGTCTGGCCGTCCCTGGCGCTCTTTGTGACCGTCCTGGCATTCAACCTGCTGGGCGAGACGCTACGGGGACGCTGGAGCGGCCGATGAGCATCGACGAACTGACCACGCCGGCGTCCGTGCGGACCGGGACGCTGCTGGAGGTCGAGGACCTGCACGTGACGTTCGCGGCCCGGGGACGCACGGTGCGGGCGGTCAACGGGTTGTCCTACCGGCTGGAGGCGGGCCGGACGCTGGCGATCATCGGCGAGTCCGGGTCGGGCAAGTCGGTCAGCTCGCGGGCGCTGATGGGCCTGCTGCCGCCCACGGCGCGGATCACCGGATCGGCGCGCTACCGCGGCGTCGAGCTGCTCGGCCTGCCGGAGCGGCGGATGCGGCGGCACCGGGGCGCGGACCTGGCGATGGTGTTCCAGGACCCGGCGCGGTCGCTGAACCCGACGATGCGGATCGGCGTGCAGATCACCGAGGCGGTGCGCGCGCACGGCGACCACGACCGGCGCGCGGCGCGGGACCGCGCGATGGACCTGTTGAAACTGGTGCGGTTGCCTGCCCCGGAGCGGCGGTTCCACGAGTACCCGCACCAGCTCTCCGGCGGCATGCGGCAGCGGGTGATGATCGCGATCGCGCTGGCGGCGGACCCGAAGCTGCTGATCGCCGACGAGGCCACCACGGCGCTGGACGTGACCACGCAGGCGCAGATCATGGAGCTGCTGCTGGAACTGCAGGAGCGGCTCGGCACGGCGATCATCCTGATCAGCCACGACCTCGGCCTCGCGGCGACCTACGCACACGACGTGATCGTGATGTACGCGGGTCGGGCGGTGGAGTACGCGGCGGCGCCGGCGCTGTTCTCGCGGGTGCGGATGCCGTACACGAAGGCGTTGCTGGGTGCGATCCCGCGGGTGGAGCGACCGCCGCACGCCGAGCTGCCGGTCACGCCCGGCCAGCCGCCGGACCTGACGAACCTGCCGCCCGGGTGCCCGTTCGCGCCCCGCTGCGACCGCGCCGCGTCCGACTGCGTGGCCGAGGCGCCCCCGCTGACCGAACACGAGCCGGGACACGCGTGGGCGTGCTGGCACCCCTGCGAGGAGGACGCATGACACCGGTGACGGGATGCACGGTGCGCGGGCGCGCCCGGTCCACTCTGGACGGAGCGGACCGATGACCACTGTGGAGGAACCGCTGCTGGTGGCACGCAACCTGGTCCAGGAGTTCACTGTCCGGGGCCGGGGCGGCACGCGGGGCGGGGTGGTGCACGCGTTGTCCGACGTGTCGTTCGACGTCCGCCCGCGTGAGACGCTCGGCGTGGTGGGGGAGACCGGCTCGGGCAAGTCGACCCTGGCCCGCTCGATCCTGCAGGCCCCGCGGCCCAAGGCGGGCTCGGTGCGGTTGCGCGGGGTGGACCTCGCGACCGTGACGGGGCGCCGGCTCGCGGACGCCCGCCGGCACGTGCAGATGGTGTTCCAGGACCCGTTCGGCTCCCTCAACCCGCGGTGGCGCGTCACCGACATCGTCGAGGAGCCGATGGTCGGCTACCGCACCGCGCCCGCCGCCGAGCGGCGCCGCCGGGCGCGGGACCTGCTGGACCTCGTCGGCCTGAACCCGGACACGTTCGGGCGGCGGCGTCCGCACGAGTTGTCCGGCGGGCAGTGCCAGCGGGTCGCGATCGCCCGCGCGCTGGCGCTCGACCCGGCGCTGATCGTGTGCGACGAGGCTGTGTCCTCTTTGGACGTGCTGATCCAGGCGCAGGTGCTGAACCTGTTCGAGCGGCTGCGGTCGGAGCTGGGACTGTCCTACCTGTTCATCTCGCACGACCTGGCGCTGGTCAAGCAGGTCAGCGACCGGGTCGGGGTGATGCACCTCGGGCAGCTGTGCGAGATCGGCCCGGCGGAGGAGATCTACCGCGCGCCGAGGCACCCGTACACGGTCGCGCTGCTGGAGTCCATCCCACACGTGGACGCCGACGCGGCCGCGAACCGCCGTCCGGTCACCATCCGCGGCGAGCCGCCGTCGCCGATCTCACCGCCCAGCGGCTGCCGGTTCCGCACCCGCTGCCCGCGGGCGCGGGACAGGTGCGCGGTGGAAACGCCGCTGCTGCGCGAGCTCGCGCCCGGCCACCAGGCCGCCTGTCACTTCCCGGAGGAGGACGTCTGATGGAGATCTCGCTCGAGGGCAAAGTGGCGCTGGTGACCGGCGCCGGGCCGAACATCGGCAGCGGCATCGCGCTCGCGCTGGCCCGCTACGGCGCCAAGGTGGCCTGCAACGACCTGGACCCGGCGGCGGCGAAGGCCGCGGCCGACCGGATCGAGCGCAACGGCGGCACGGCGATGGCCGTCCCCGGCGACGTGACCGACCCCGAGCAGGTCCGCGAGTACCTCGCGACCGTCGTGGACGTCTGGGGGCACGTCGACATCCTGGTCAACAACGCGGCGCTGCTCGGCGGGCGCGGGGTGCTGGACGAGAGCCCGGCCTTCTTCCAGCGCGCGGTGAACGTGGCCGCGATGGGCAACTTCCTCAACACCCAGCTGGTCGGCAGGCACATGGCGGAGCGGGGGATCCGCGGCTCGATCGTGGCGATCTCGTCGTCCAACGGGTGGTCCGGCAGCGCCGGGGTGATCGCGTACGCCTTCCACAAGGGCGGGGTCAACAACTTCGTCCGGGCGGCGGCGATGGACCTCGCGCCGTACGGGATCCGGGTCAACAGTTTCACCCCGACCGCGCCGACCCCGGACAATCCGGCGCTGATCGCGGAGCAGGGGTCGGGCGGCGTGCTGGACAGGCCGCGCCGGGCCGGGATCGGCGGCGCGGACGGCGACGAGGAGTGGCGCCGCCCGTCGCGGTGGGCGGGGGAGCGGGTGCCGCTGGTGCCGATGGGCACGACCGGCACCCCGACCGACATCGGGCACGCGGTGGCGTGGCTGTGCTCGGACTACGCGCGCCTGATCACCGGCTGCGACCTGGTCGTCGACGGCGGCGCGAGGGCGAAGAACTTCGCCTACCATCCGGCGCCGGCGAGCGAGCTGGCCGGACCGGCGCCGCTGATCCCGCTCGACGTGACGGGCGAACTGGACCGGGAGGCGTGACCGGCCCCGCTATCCTGACCCGATGCGGGTGCGGCACGGGATGCGGGCGGTCATGCTGGACGACGACGACCGGATCCTGTTGTGCCGCATGAGGATCGCCCCGCCGGGCACGGCCGTGTGGATCCCCCGGGCGTCGTCGGCGACCGCGTGGTGGCTGGTCAGCTCCGGCGGCGCGGGCGCTTCCCGACGCCACACGTGCGGCGGCAGGCCGCCGTCGAGCACGAAGCCGGTCTCTTCGAGCAGCTCCTTGCGCAGCGCTTCCAGCGGGAACTCGCCGTCCTCGACGCCGCCGTGAGACCGGTGTGCCCGCGAAGCCGGTGCGAGTCGGTGGAAGCGCAAGATAGGAGAAGCGCGCGGCGGTGAAACGGTCATAGGGTACGGGGATGACGAATCAGATGATCTTCGTGAACCTGCCCGTCGCCGACCTGGACCGGGCCAAGAAGTTCTGGTCCGACCTGGGGTACGAGTTCAACGCGCAGTTCACCGACGAGAACGCGGCCTGCCTGGTGTTCAGCGACACGATCTACGCGATGCTGCTGAGACACGACTTCTTCACGACCTTCACCGACAAGCAGATCATCGACAGCGCCAAGTCCACCGAGGTGCTGCTGGCCCTGTCCGCCGAGAGCCGGGAGGCCGTGGACACCCTGGTGGACAAGGCGGTCGCCGCGGGCGGGCGGGAGACCCGCGACCCGATGGACCAGGGGTTCATGTACCAGCGCGTGTTCGAGGACCCGGACGGTCACAACTGGGAGATCATCTGGATGGACCCGTCCCAGGTCGACGGCTGAGGCCGTATAACGACCTATACGGCGCGGCGTTCAGCAGCCCAGCAGGCCGGCCAGCTCCGGGAAGTCCGCCGCGACGAGATCGGCGGGGAAGTCCCCGGGCCGGTCGGCCTGGCGGTGCGGGCCCTTCTCGGCGGGCCGCTCCAGGAACGCGGTGCGCAGGCCGGCCGACCGTGCCCCCGCCAGGTCCCAGGCGTGCGCGGCGACCATCAGCACCTCGCCGGGCGCTACGTCCAGCAGGCCGGCCGCGGTCCGGTACACCGTCGCGGACGGCTTGTAGTCGCGGGCCAGCTCGGCGGACAGGATGCAGTCGAACGGCAGGGCGGCGTCCTTCACCAGGTGGGTGAGCAGCGCGAACCCGCCGTTCGACAGCGCCGCCACGACGTGCCGGGAGCGCAGCCGCGCCAGGCCCGCCGTGGCGTCCGGCCACGCGGGCAGCCGGTGCCAGGCGCGCACCAGCCGGCGCCGGTCGTCCTCGCCGAGGGACACGCCGTGCTCGTCGAGCAGCGCGTCCAGCGACTCGCGGTGCAGCGTGTCCAGGACGGCCCAGTCCCGCGAGCCGTCCTGCACTCGGCGCATCGAGGGCAGGTACCTGTCCCGCCACGCGGAGGTGAACTCGCCCGCGTCCACGTCGATCCCGGCCGCGGCGAAGACCGGCGCGACCTGGTCGCGCACGCCGCTGTACCAGTCCACCGTGGTGCCGAAGATGTCGCACGCGATCACCCGGATCGCACCGGCGTCG
The window above is part of the Amycolatopsis thermoflava N1165 genome. Proteins encoded here:
- a CDS encoding TetR/AcrR family transcriptional regulator, which gives rise to MADEGKPARTKRADARRNEKALLDAAAAVFVRAGVDAPVRDIAAEAGVGMGTIYRHFPTRADLIIAVYRHQVDACAEAGPALLASEAPYEALRKWVDLFVDFLVTKHGLAGVLQSDEAGFAALHAYFLERLVPVCANLLEAARAAGEIRREVEAYALMRGVGNLCVGADSDPRYDARRLVELLIAGLR
- a CDS encoding aldo/keto reductase, encoding MQYRTLGHTGVRVSALSLGAMNFGAIGRTTQDEANAIVDAALDAGVNLIDTADFYPGSEEIVGRAIASRRDDLVLATKAGLPVDDDHSHRGASRRWLVTELDRSLRRLGTDHVDLYQIHRWDPATSDEETLSALTDLQRAGKIRYFGSSTYPAYRIVQAQWAAREHHLGRFATEQPGYSILQRAVEADVLPVTEQYGMGVLVWSPLASGWLSGAIRADREFRTNRSANMPERFDTTLPVNRAKLEAVEQLAKVADEAGLTMIQLALGFVLAHPAVTTALIGPRTLDHLHSQLAAADVVLPADVLDAIDSIVAPGTDLAPGEKVDTRPALLDPSLRRRR
- a CDS encoding LLM class flavin-dependent oxidoreductase; translation: MPSFGIMTAPMQAGYDDIRRVWREADAIPEIEHAWLFDHLMPIAGDPHGPVLEGWTLLSALAAQTSRLRLGLLVTSNRFRPPAVLAKIATTVDVVAGGRLDFGIGVGSRPGHPLARREYEAHGLPFHDAADATASLAEALTVIRRLWTDEQPFDFDGDHVQLTGAFGNPKPVQRPGPPILVGGRAKATLRVVAEHADLWNIPGGDLDDAVERSALLDRYCREIGRDPAAITRSIHLPVSYERPGDTREAIGAAADAGFTHFVLGLAAPYPPGVAGWVAEEVIRAA
- a CDS encoding NDMA-dependent alcohol dehydrogenase; translation: MTITTRAAVCREPRRPWEIIDLDLDEPKAHEVRIRFHAAGLCHSDDHIQKGDAQMRFPVVGGHEGAGVVEAVGADVTRVAVGDHVVCSFIPACGQCRYCSTGHQNLCDAGKNASTGEFPDGTFRFHAGGEDFGGLCVLGTFSQYAVVSEFSCIPIPRDIPFEIAALVGCGVPTGWGSAVYAAGVRAGETVVVYGAGGVGSNAVQGARYAGAKHVVVVDPVEFKRDMAKVFGATHTFADAKEAHDFVVETTWGQLADHAIITVGVLHDEVIARALDVVGKSGKVTITAVGGGWIDANAGLFIGYQRRAQGALFGNCNPLYDVPRLLGLYRSGDLKLDELITRRYALDEVNQGYQDMLDGKNIRGVIVHEH
- a CDS encoding NDMA-dependent alcohol dehydrogenase; the encoded protein is MSITTRAAVARAPHRPWEITELQLDEPKAHEVRVKFHAAGLCHSDDHITKGDAPVRLPIVGGHEGAGVVESVGPHVTRVKPGDRIVCSYIPACGKCRPCSTGHQNMCDEGKNASTGMFADGTFRFHAGGEDFGGFCTLGTFSQYAVVSEWACLRLPDDIPFEIGALVGCGVPTGWGSAVHAAGVRAGETVVIYGAGGVGSNAVQGARYAGAKNVVVVDPVEFKRDMAKVFGATHTFATAKEAHDFVVETTWGQLADHAICTPGVLTEEIVNAAVQVTGKGGKVTVTAVGRIDERAVHFPAGMLIGYQRQLRGALFGDSNPLYDVPRLLGLYRSGDLKLDELITRRYTLDQVNDGYQDMLDGKNIRGVIVHEH
- a CDS encoding ABC transporter substrate-binding protein; this encodes MRTPIPRFLAAFAALLLLAACGGGGQAGQGGAAAGPPQRGGSITVLELNSFAGAWPSGLDPATNTTGGANLSQMNAIFGGLFALTADEDGGNARVVPELASGYELADGDRTIRITIRDGVKFSDGTPFDAEAVAFNFRRNITSTCTCAPRWPLAEQNGISVEGNSVVLRFTRPYGAVINSMVVSNVNWIASPTALQRMGPEQFKITPVGAGPFKVVSNQLSSELKLTRNENYFKPGLPYLDNLTFKSVGGDQPAYQAILAGQAHAYEGMNTTPLIEQAQANKQLTVTIQPPTSPYLIQLNTKTAPFDNQKAREAVYYATNVDAIRKGLFKDWYPAAQTFTGPGGLFHHDTIDGYRTYDPDKARALVAELGGLTVDLGTLKSYVAEQVMTALQSQWEAVGIKTTIHSDQLNALIGNFNSNKWQAMLQTAGAWDPAAGVGVGFRFAATSSFSGVSDPALDDLLNQAAATVDPATRETLYLQAGKRISDNAYAPYILAFAPANVTAAGVHGPGLTTKIPPVLVNTGVLWDQVWTSR
- a CDS encoding ABC transporter permease — its product is MGPGLDEPVTAIGAPRRLPGPLASPALRLVARRLLTAVPIVLGVSVLTFAVLSLIPGDTAQLLLGPEATPEQIAALNQQMGLDRPAVVRYLDWLGGAVTGDLGNSLVSGQPVTDELGSRLAVSGELVGLAFVLSLGLAIPVALIAARRPNRLTDRVSMLVSITGLSLANYVLALLLVLVFAVQLAVFPAIGFVPLEQGLGANLHSLFLPALAIAFPLFCFYTRFLRGDLVDQLHGEDYITTARAKGIGPWQVLLRHAFRNSAFGLITVVGLNLGTMIGATVIIEQIFALPGIGQMLLSAINSRDFVVVQACVVVFAVVAVAANLLTDLLYAVLDPRIRYGDG
- a CDS encoding ABC transporter permease codes for the protein MATVDLPTALPAARPSRVRGWLRHVELGVPLALLALVFGACFLWPLVASVPEPIGGDVLESNLPAFSPGHLLGTDPNGNDVWSRLLHGGQSSLIVGVAVNVLGLLAGGTLGAVSAYLGGAVDAVIMRVLDVLIAFPSLVLTLAVAQSLGPSQVNTILALAFFSVPAFARISRAATLRLREQPFMVAAHLSGTRVWRMLFRHLAPNIAPQLVTFSMLGMGIVIVIEGALSFLGLGIPPPAPSWGNMISQGQASLSATPMLVVWPSLALFVTVLAFNLLGETLRGRWSGR